The Malus domestica chromosome 10, GDT2T_hap1 genome contains a region encoding:
- the LOC103445591 gene encoding uncharacterized protein: protein MGCFLECFGSSKDKKRRRNLRYRVHHRDHRHTSFEPVKSALSSAPEVEEKPISPALEEVRDKPVEQLSFSTRKKVTFDSNVKTYEHVSTNEATDPLLDSKENGKEEEGKNLEKPCQSKSSSEDSSVTSSSGSYPPNHRYQNCRDSDDEDEALDYDEYSDLDDEDEDDYDDDDGELEYEDEIVESNRGVSTPRLMTEDFDSPMPMKPGGLNHNARDRSGYVHSVLNPVENLTQWKAVKAKGTPLMKPQKENFTQDQEPRISFSSEPSLSFKTKADQDKKQSKNPNQELAVDASLSNWLVSSEHTPVNKASTTALDTFTPEKSTSHGSNSARSHQDRPILGALTVEELRQFPASSSPRKSPSRSPDEMAIIGSVGTYWNHRAPPPAAKSLGASSFKGIPNSTSKYR, encoded by the exons atGGGTTGCTTTCTTGAATGTTTTGGTTCTTCCAAAGACAAAAAGCGCAGGAGGAATCTGAGGTACAGGGTTCACCACCGAGACCAT AGACATACAAGTTTCGAGCCTGTGAAATCTGCTCTCTCTTCTGCACCGGAGGTTGAGGAAAAACCTATTAGCCCGGCATTGGAAGAAGTCCG GGATAAGCCAGTGGAGCAACTGAGCTTCAGTACTCGAAAGAAAGTTACTTTTGATTCGAATGTTAAGACCTACGAGCATGTTTCGACCAACGAAGCTACGGATCCTTTGTTGGATAGTAAAGAGAAtgggaaggaggaggaggggaaGAATTTGGAAAAACCGTGCCAATCTAAGTCTTCCTCTGAAGATAGTTCGGTCACTTCCAGCTCAGGGTCATACCCTCCTAACCATCGGTACCAAAATTGCAGGGATAGCGATGATGAAGACGAAGCGTTAGACTATGATGAGTACAGTGATctggatgatgaagatgaggatGATTATGATGACGATGATGGGGAACTAGAGTATGAAGATGAAATTGTAGAATCAAATAGAGGGGTTTCTACTCCTCGATTAATGACTGAGGATTTTGATAGTCCAATGCCGATGAAACCAGGTGGGTTGAACCACAATGCGCGCGATAGGAGTGGTTATGTTCATTCGGTGCTAAACCCAGTTGAGAATCTTACACAATGGAAAGCTGTCAAAGCCAAAGGGACACCACTGATGAAACCTCAGAAAGAGAATTTCACACAGGATCAAGAACCTCGGATTTCGTTCAGTTCAGAGCCAAGTTTGAGCTTTAAAACAAAAGCTGATCAAGACAAGAAGCAATCAAAGAATCCCAACCAAGAATTGGCAGTTGATGCTAGCCTCTCGAACTGGTTGGTTTCATCAGAACATACGCCAGTTAACAAGGCCAGCACAACTGCTTTAGACACCTTCACGCCTGAGAAAAGCACTTCCCATGGATCAAACTCAGCAAGAAGCCATCAAGATAGACCAATTTTAGGTGCATTAACTGTTGAAGAGCTCAGACAATTTCCAGCCTCATCTTCACCAAGGAAGTCACCGAGTAGAAGCCCTGACGAGATGGCCATAATAGGGTCTGTTGGAACATACTGGAATCACAGAGCTCCTCCTCCCGCTGCTAAGAGTTTGGGTGCCTCATCTTTCAAAGGAATACCAAACTCAACCAGCAAATACAGATAG
- the LOC103445589 gene encoding phospholipid--sterol O-acyltransferase-like, with the protein MRAPSYNHHVTAFLLLLLLLPPLFHGVGGDWSGDYSKLSGIIIPGLASTQLRAWSILDCPYSPLDFNPLDLVWLDTTKLLSAVNCWLKCMLLDQYNQTDHPQCKSRPDSGLSAITELDPGYITGPLSSVWKEWVKWCIEFGIEANAIIAVPYDWRLSPSKLEERDLYFHKLKLTFETALKLRGGPSVVFAHSLGNHVFRYFLEWLKLEIAPKHYIQWLDEHIHAYFAVGAPLLGAVEAVKGTLSGLTFGLPISEGTARLMVNSFASTLWMLPFSKYCRADNTYWKHFSADIRDKSGHHNYHCDDREFHFNFSGWPTNIINIEIPSIPGFGAYPSVTEIAEANLSSIECGLPTQLSFSAREISDGTFFNAIEDYDPDMKRILHQLKKLYHDDPVLNPLSPWDRPPLKNIFCIYGTDLKTEVGYYFAPSGKPYPDNWIITDVIYELEGSLFSRSGNLVDGNAGASSGDETVPYHSLSWCKNWLGPKVNITRAPQSEHDGSDVQVESNVEHHHEEDILPNMTRLPRVKYITFYEDSESIPGKRTAVWEIDKANHRNIVRSPVLMRELWLQMWHDIHPDAKSTFVTKAKRGPLRDEDCYWDYGKARCAWTDYCEYRYLFGDVHLGQSCRLKNSSADLLSHYL; encoded by the exons ATGAGAGCACCGTCTTACAACCACCACGTCACGGcgtttcttctcctcctcctccttcttcctccactCTTCCATGGCGTCGGAGGAGACTGGAGCGGCGACTACTCCAAACTCTCCGGTATTATAATCCCCGGCTTGGCCTCCACGCAGCTCCGCGCCTGGTCGATCCTCGACTGCCCTTACTCTCCTCTCGATTTCAACCCTCTCGATTTGGTCTGGCTCGACACAACCAAA CTTCTCTCCGCCGTGAACTGCTGGCTGAAATGTATGCTTCTCGACCAGTACAACCAAACGGATCACCCGCAATGCAAGTCCCGGCCCGATAGCGGCCTTTCGGCCATCACGGAGCTCGATCCTGGCTACATAACAG GTCCGCTTTCTTCGGTGTGGAAAGAATGGGTGAAATGGTGTATTGAATTCGGAATCGAGGCAAATGCAATCATTGCTGTGCCGTACGACTGGAGGCTGTCGCCGTCTAAGCTCGAGGAGCGAGACCTTTACTTTCACAAGCTAAA ATTAACATTTGAAACGGCACTGAAACTTCGAGGAGGGCCCTCGGTAGTGTTTGCCCATTCGCTAGGGAATCATGTCTTCCGCTACTTTTTGGAATGGTTAAAGCTGGAAATTGCACCAAAACATTATATCCAATGGCTGGATGAGCACATTCATGCCTATTTTGCCGTTG GAGCTCCACTTCTTGGTGCAGTCGAGGCAGTCAAAGGAACACTTTCTGGATTAACATTTGGCCTTCCTATTTCTGAG GGCACAGCTCGGTTGATGGTCAATTCATTTGCTTCCACGTTATGGATGTTGCCATTTTCAAAGTATTGCAGGGCAGATAATACATACTGGAAACATTTCTCTGCGGATATCAGGGACAAGAGTGGTCATCATAATTATCACTGTGATGACAGGGAATTTCACTTTAACTTTTCTGGATGGCCAACAAATATTATCAATATTGAAATTCCTTCAATCCCTG GATTTGGAGCGTATCCATCAGTTACAGAAATAGCTGAGGCTAACTTGTCTAGCATAGAATGTGGACTTCCTACCCAATTGTCTTTCTCTGCTCGCGAAATATCAGATGGGACCTTTTTCAACGCAATAGAGGATTATGACCCGGACATGAAGAGGATTTTGCATCAATTAAAGAA GTTATATCATGATGATCCAGTTTTAAATCCGCTTTCACCATGGGACAGGCCACctctaaaaaatatattttgtatCTACGGAACAGACTTGAAAACTGAG GTTGGTTACTATTTTGCACCAAGTGGCAAGCCCTACCCTGATAATTGGATCATTACCGATGTGATTTATGAGCTTGAAGGTTCCTTGTTCTCAAG GTCAGGGAATCTTGTCGATGGAAATGCAGGAGCTTCAAGCGGGGATGAGACT GTCCCGTACCATTCTCTTTCTTGGTGCAAGAATTGGCTTGGACCAAAAGTAAACATAACTAGAGCTCCTCAG TCGGAGCATGATGGTTCTGATGTGCAAGTGGAGTCGAACGTGGAACATCATCATGAAGAAGATATATTGCCCAACATGACAAGGTTGCCAAGGGTCAAGTACATAACTTTCTATGAAGATTCTGAAAGTATACCGGGAAAAAGGACGGCAGTCTGGGAGATAGATAAAG CGAATCATAGGAACATTGTTAGATCCCCGGTTTTAATGAGAGAGTTGTGGCTTCAAATGTGGCATGATATCCATCCCGATGCGAAATCAACATTTGTTACTAAAG CCAAGCGTGGACCTTTGAGGGATGAGGACTGTTATTGGGATTATGGAAAAGCTCGATGTGCATGGACAGATTACTGTGAATATAG ATACCTTTTCGGAGATGTCCATTTAGGACAGAGCTGTAGGTTGAAGAATTCTTCAGCAGATCTTCTTTCGCATTATTTGTAG
- the LOC103445588 gene encoding rho GDP-dissociation inhibitor 1-like: MEGGKRADEAGASSSGGFSSAGALSDHGRGRQEKQKEMAEKLSAFCDAGGEEEEEDDKSNEVAAAAGFVPGPLVSLKEQIEKDKDDESLRRWKEKLLGCLEMESDLNGQMEPEVKFHSIGIISDDFGEITTPLPVAENQINRVLFTLQEGSQYRLKLTFSVLHNIVSGLIYSNTVWKGGLQVDQSKGMLGTFAPNKEPYVHTLEEETTPSGLLARGIYAAKLKFEDDDRRCHMELQYSFEIKRGR; the protein is encoded by the exons atggagggaGGGAAGAGGGCAGATGAAGCAGGGGCATCATCGTCAGGTGGGTTTTCATCAGCTGGGGCTCTAAGTGATCATGGAAGAGGAAGACAAGAAAAGCAGAAGGAAATGGCTGAAAAGCTGAGTGCTTTTTGTGATGCTGggggagaagaagaggaagaagatgataaGAGTAATgaggttgctgctgctgctggtttTGTTCCTGGGCCTTTGGTTTCTCTCAAGGAACAGATTGAGAAAGACAAG GATGATGAAAGCTTAAGGAGGTGGAAAGAGAAACTGCTCGGTTGCTTGGAAATGGAAAGCGATTTGAATG GCCAAATGGAACCTGAAGTCAAATTTCACTCCATCGGAATCATCTCTGATGACTTTGGGGAAATCACTACTCCTTTACCTGTTGCAGAAAATCAGATCAACCGTGTCCTGTTTACATTGCAAGAGGGATCTCAATATCGCCTTAAGCTAACATTTAGCGTTCTGCACAACATTGTTTCTGGCCTTATCTACTCCAACACAGTGTGGAAGGGAGGACTTCAAG TCGATCAGAGCAAAGGAATGTTGGGTACGTTTGCTCCTAACAAAGAACCATATGTGCACACTTTGGAAGAGGAGACCACTCCATCTGGGTTGCTTGCAAGGGGCATATATGCAGCAAAGCTTAAG TTTGAAGACGATGACAGGAGATGCCATATGGAACTTCAATACTCCTTCGAGATCAAAAGGGGCAGATAG
- the LOC103445590 gene encoding BRCA1-associated RING domain protein 1, producing the protein MQRSLSFRTFVSMADPNPNPKCSDSSSTRSTMNPWVLHFQKLGLELKCPLCLNLLNRPTLLPCNHIFCNSCIPSSSCPVCKAEVADRDLRPVPFMENIVAIYKSLDASFCTNLLQPVSSDVRTILEQNPISPNISFAGTIAKEPFDNDQGGNSNSGHSIYSSSAHERVWAPCSLNRSVADGVGKNGKVKNCSMPIDANGKVLDFARSGLGNPNSQLPSSHIRAGGLEECMTVERDMNHAAQSLPNSPPSFGDAKCSDNDSCGRRCEQISENSLVRRSISNIDDSRVGQKRHDSCATEIDGHLRKKIKYEPVSETYSELEYKFSTAPNESFTKRTICAFCQSSTISVVTGPMLHYSKERMVEGDEANASNVIHVHKICIDWAPQVYFEGENVKRLKAEVLRGAKLKCTKCGLKGAALGCFVKSCRRSYHVTCAIEISKCRWDKENFLLLCPAHCSTKFPSEKSNYGKPKMCPPSNSVEVLDKVNQWIMCPSGLSSEEKLLLIKFAEKIGATVSKTWRPDVTHVIAALDGDGAYVRTFKTCMAILAGRWILKIDWVKACMEATDHVNEEPYEVSLDNYGCCDGPKTGRLRATNNDPKLFNGLSFYFAGDFVLDRKEDLQDLIIAAGGTVFNSSEEVLERSCLEQTASRTLVVYNLDPPEGCKLGEEVSILWQRSNEAQDIAAKIGSQIIGHTWLLESIARCKLQPFVC; encoded by the exons atgcaACGCTCTCTGAGTTTCCGAACCTTCGTTTCAATGGcggaccctaaccctaaccctaagtGCAGCGACAGTAGCAGTACCAGGTCGACGATGAACCCGTGGGTTCTTCATTTTCAGAAACTGGGCCTCGAGCTCAAGTGCCCGCTCTG CTTGAATTTGCTTAATCGGCCGACATTACTTCCATGCAATCACATTTTCTGCAA TTCCTGCATACCCAGTTCGAGTTGCCCTGTTTGTAAAGCTGAGGTTGCGGATCGAG ATCTCAGGCCTGTGCCATTCATGGAAAACATAGTAGCCATCTATAAAAGCTTGGATGCGTCTTTCTGCACCAATTTGTTGCAGCCCGTTTCTTCTG ATGTTAGAACCATTTTGGAACAAAACCCCATTTCGCCTAATATCAGTTTTGCTGGCACAATTGCTAAAGAACCATTTGACAATGACCAAGGCGGTAATTCAAACAGTGGACATTCCATCTATTCGTCGAGTGCTCATGAACGAGTTTGGGCTCCTTGTAGTCTAAATCGTTCTGTTGCTGATGGAGTTGGCAAGAATGGCAAAGTAAAAAACTGTAGCATGCCAATAGATGCTAATGGCAAGGTATTGGATTTTGCTAGAAGTGGATTGGGAAATCCCAATTCACAACTACCGAGTTCTCATATAAGAGCTGGTGGACTCGAAGAGTGCATGACTGTAGAAAGAGATATGAATCATGCAGCACAGTCATTGCCCAACAGTCCTCCTTCATTTGGTGATGCCAAATGTTCAGATAATGATAGCTGTGGTCGGCGCTGTGAGCAA ATTTCAGAAAATTCTTTGGTCAGGAGATCGATCAGCAACATTGATGATAGTAGAGTAGGGCAGAAAAGGCATGATAGTTGTGCAACTGAAATTGATGGTCatttaagaaagaaaataaagtaTGAGCCAGTTTCAGAAACTTATTCTGAGCTCGAATATAAGTTCAGTACAGCTCCTAATGAATCATTCACAAAGAGAACAATTTGTGCATTTTGCCAGTCTTCCACAATCTCAGTG GTTACAGGGCCAATGTTGCATTATTCTAAAGAGAGAATGGTAGAGGGAGATGAGGCAAATGCTTCAAATGTTATACATGTTCACAAAATATGCATTGATTG GGCACCGCAAGTGTATTTTGAAGGTGAAAATGTAAAGAGATTGAAGGCAGAAGTGTTAAGGGGTGCGAAGCTAAAATGCACCAAATGTGGGCTAAAGGGAGCAGCTTTGGGATGCTTTGTGAAGTCCTGCCGGAGAAGCTATCATGTTACCTGTGCGATTGAAATTTCTAAATGTCGTTGGGACAAG GAAAACTTTCTGCTGCTCTGTCCAGCTCATTGTTCAACTAAATTTCCCAGTGAGAAGTCAAATTATGGGAAGCCCAA aatgtgtccgccatctaACAGTGTGGAAGTTCTAGATAAAGTGAATCAATGGATCATGTGCCCATCCGGTTTGTCTTCTGAAGAGAAG CTTCTTTTAATCAAGTTTGCCGAGAAGATTGGTGCAACTGTGTCCAAGACCTGGAGACCAGATGTTACACATGTGATTGCAGCCCTGGATGGGGATGGTGCATATGTGAGGacattcaaaacttgcatgGCCATTTTGGCTGGAAGATGGATTCTGAAAATTGACT GGGTAAAAGCATGCATGGAAGCCACAGATCATGTGAATGAAGAACCATATGAAGTTAGTCTTGATAACTACGGATGCTGTGATGGCCCAAAAACTGGCAGGCTTCGGGCAACAAACAAC GATCCAAAGCTCTTTAATGGTTTGAGTTTCTATTTTGCTGGTGATTTTGTACTGGATAGAAAGGAAGATCTTCAAGATTTGATCATTGCAGCAGGAGGCACAGTTTTCAACAGCTCAGAAGAAGTGCTGGAACGAAGTTGTCTTGAACAGACTGCTTCAAGGACGCTAGTTGTGTACAACCTCGACCCACCAGAAGGATGTAAGTTGGGGGAAGAAGTTTCGATCCTTTGGCAACGGTCAAATGAGGCCCAGGATATAGCTGCAAAAATTGGATCACAAATCATCGGTCACACATGGCTCTTGGAATCAATTGCGAGATGCAAGTTACAGCCTTTTGTCTGTTGA